A stretch of the Lolium perenne isolate Kyuss_39 chromosome 3, Kyuss_2.0, whole genome shotgun sequence genome encodes the following:
- the LOC127340688 gene encoding uncharacterized protein: MDGGQVTKKELGGVLMQAMLAAKNLRPQRDRLVQLRRRLQQQRSAGGDDDAEWIKELASNLFKVYFIGIEAGARMLISCLELAAKGGARRAFNPALIFIRNEQLYDVLIALGFPARPTTQTEALALVNLTFNAVKLAQEHHIPRCIELLIGERPPNVTGEATQFSGMVGYSDDPVAAAFQQFAKNGLPSPLPAAPARRSVAAAGKAPRAKGIIDLDQALTYLHRGCSLASLAVKHIDLAVAVLSSFLDPEKVASLSDFTDKRAYISEDGPYPSD, translated from the exons ATGGATGGAGGACAGGTGACCAAGAAGGAGCTCGGGGGCGTGCTCATGCAGGCCATGCTCGCCGCGAAGAACCTCCGGCCCCAGCGCGACCGCCTCGTGCAGCTCCGGCGCCGGCTGCAGCAGCAGCGGAGCgccggcggcgacgacgacgcaGAGTGGATCAAGGAGCTCGCCTCCAACCTCTTCAAGGTCTACTTCATCGGCATCGAGGCCGGCGCTCGTATGCTCATCTCCTGCCTCGAGCTGGCAGCCAAGGGCGGCGCCCGCCGCGCCTTCAATCCCGCCCTCATCTTCATCCGCAACGAGCAGCTCTACGACGTGCTGATCGCGCTGGGCTTCCCCGCGCGCCCGACCACCCAGACGGAGGCCTTGGCCCTCGTCAATCTTACCTTCAACGCCGTCAAGCTGGCCCAGGAGCACCACATCCCCCGCTGCATCGAGCTCCTCATCGGCGAGCGGCCGCCCAACGTCACCGGCGAGGCCACGCAGTTCAGCGGCATGGTCGGCTACTCAGACGACCCGGTCGCCGCAGCCTTCCAGCAATTCGCCAAGAACGGCCTCCCCAGCCCGCTCCCGGCAGCCCCGGCCCGGCGCTCCGTCGCCGCTGCTGGTAAGGCCCCTCGCGCAAAAGGCATCATCGACCTGGACCAGGCGCTCACCTACCTCCACCGCGGGTGCTCCCTCGCGAGCCTCGCCGTCAAGCACATcgacctcgccgtcgccgtcctCTCCAGCTTCCTCGACCCCGAGAAGGTCGCCAGCCTCTCCGATTTCACCGACAAAcgcgcatacatatctgag GACGGACCCTATCCATCAGATTAG
- the LOC127340690 gene encoding uncharacterized protein, with the protein MAGQVSEKELWTVLMQAMLAQKNLRPQRDRLLQLRRRLEQLSPGDADHADRNMELARVAADLFKVCYSGLGAGSRLLGSCIELAAKGGARLAINRAFAAMPDEQLHDALVAQRLPARPTTQAEAFSRVEAAFNAVKVTEDHHIPRCIEHLVGQRPVYMVHGKNGLEKPAPVAATPVNLDKARDYLDRACTLADLAVKHIDLAVLVISSFMDPKEVASLSEFTDESAYISEDGHYPSG; encoded by the exons ATGGCTGGACAGGTGAGTGAGAAGGAGCTATGGACCGTCCTCATGCAGGCCATGCTCGCGCAGAAGAACCTCCGGCCCCAGCGCGACCGTCTCCTGCAGCTCCGGCGCCGGCTGGAGCAGCTCAGCCCCGGCGACGCCGACCACGCGGACAGGAACATGGAGCTCGCCAGAGTCGCCGCCGACCTCTTCAAGGTCTGCTACAGCGGCCTCGGGGCCGGCTCCCGCCTGCTCGGTAGCTGCATCGAGCTGGCGGCCAAGGGCGGCGCCCGCCTCGCCATCAACCGCGCCTTCGCTGCCATGCCCGACGAGCAGCTCCACGACGCGCTCGTCGCGCAGCGGCTCCCCGCGCGCCCGACCACCCAGGCCGAGGCCTTCTCCCGCGTCGAGGCGGCCTTCAACGCCGTCAAGGTCACCGAGGACCACCACATCCCGCGCTGCATCGAGCACCTCGTCGGCCAACGCCCCGTCTACATGGTCCACGGCAAGAACGGACTCGAGAAGCCGGCCCCGGTCGCCGCCACGCCTGTGAACCTGGACAAGGCGCGCGACTACCTCGACCGCGCGTGCACCCTCGCGGACCTCGCCGTCAAGCACATCGACCTCGCCGTCCTCGTCATCTCCAGCTTCATGGATCCCAAGGAGGTCGCCAGCCTCTCCGAGTTCACCGACGAGAGCGCATACATCTCTGAG GATGGACATTATCCATCAGGCTGA
- the LOC127340687 gene encoding uncharacterized protein — MAGQVSWTVMMQAMQAKKTLRPQRDRLLQLRRQMEQLSPGDDDHASKNMELAAHLFNVCYSGLGIGSRMLASCMELAAKGGARLAINRAFAAMPDEQLHDALVAQRLPARPTTQTEAFSCVEAAFNAVKVTEEHHIPRCIEHLVGQRPVHMVHGKNGLENPSPVADTPVDLDKARDYLDRACTLADLAVKHIDLAVVVLSSFMDPKQVASLSEITDQRASILQGGTYPSA, encoded by the exons ATGGCTGGACAGGTGAGTTGGACCGTCATGATGCAGGCCATGCAAGCCAAGAAGACCCTCCGCCCCCAGCGCGACCGTCTCCTGCAGCTCCGGCGACAGATGGAGCAGCTCAGCCCCGGCGACGACGACCACGCGTCCAAGAACATGGAGCTCGCCGCCCACCTCTTCAACGTCTGCTACAGCGGCCTCGGGATCGGCTCCCGCATGCTCGCCAGCTGCATGGAGCTGGCGGCCAAGGGCGGCGCCCGCCTCGCCATCAACCGCGCCTTCGCCGCCATGCCCGACGAGCAGCTCCACGACGCGCTCGTCGCGCAGCGGCTCCCGGCGCGCCCGACCACCCAGACCGAGGCCTTCTCCTGCGTCGAGGCGGCCTTCAACGCCGTCAAGGTCACCGAGGAGCACCACATCCCGCGCTGCATCGAGCACCTCGTCGGCCAGCGGCCTGTCCACATGGTCCACGGCAAGAACGGGCTCGAGAACCCGTCCCCGGTCGCCGACACCCCCGTGGACCTGGACAAGGCGCGCGACTACCTCGACCGCGCCTGCACCCTCGCCGACCTCGCCGTCAAGCACATCGACCTCGCCGTCGTCGTCCTCTCCAGCTTCATGGACCCCAAGCAGGTCGCCAGCCTCTCCGAGATCACCGACCAGCGCGCATCCATCTTACAG GGTGGAACTTATCCATCAGCCTGA